The Chrysemys picta bellii isolate R12L10 chromosome 5, ASM1138683v2, whole genome shotgun sequence DNA segment cccttTCTGAGGCACCTGTTTCTCCCTAGGCATTGCCTAGGAATCCTGGGTGGCTAATTGAGTGTTTATGGATCCCACCAAGTGGCGAGGTGCTGCTGTGCCCATGTCCCTCTGTGGATCTGAGCCACACTGCAAGCCATTGCCCAACAGAAGGAGAAATAGAAGCCAGAACGAATAAGTTAGAGGAAAAATACCACCACCAGAGACGCATTAGAAATATAGAATTTATTTCCCATTTACAATAAGGCTGCAGTATACATGCATTCCCAACaggccatttcttttactgcaaaTGACACACTAGATATTGCTAGCCCAGCCAAGTATGAGCTGTGTTGTGGTTGCTGATCCCCACAGATTTTTGTTAAGCTGTTAGCATTCCGCAAAAAAAAGAATTACTGCACTTATAATAAAAATGCATCTGCTATAATACAGAGGTATCCATTTTCAGTTATGGAGCTCCCAATCATCTCTTCCCTTTACTGTTCCCAGTCTGAAGAAGCACAGTAGTTTAGGGAATAGTTCCAGTATGCAGAGATGTTTCTAGAGGAATCTCCTAAATATCTTCTCAGGTATCAGTTTCCATTAGAGGCAATTCTAGGTTTAGAGGCCATCCAAGGTCCTGGTTGTGTTTGAAGAGGATGTTGTTCTGATTGCccacctctctccccactgtTTAGGGTCTGTCATTCTAGGCTATTCACCACCTCCCTGCTTCACATACATAGAAATACAAACAAATGGAGACAACAGACCTGCATCAGGACACCACTAAAACTGCAAGATTAGTTAAGAACCATACAACAAAAGAGCCAGCCTACAAGCATGATGAGAGAGAAAGTAGCAGTTCaggaaacaaatttgtttacaacTTCCAAGTGACTTTAGCAAGAAGAGTTATTTGCACACACAGTAACCTGACAGCATCAGGCTAGACTCACTGTCTGCACTTCCCTTTCAGAGATTCAAGAGAATGTCATGtacagttttgaaaaactgcactTTCTCCCCCACCCAGTTTTAAGTCAGGTTCTATTCCATCATACCTGCAGCTGCAATTCAGTGGAATATCATGCTTTCAAGAAAAATACATAACAAAATACTGCCCCGTGTGTATGTTCTGCCCCATCCACATAAAGGAGATACACGAACATTAGAACAGGTTtggtttttctaaatgaaaaacccACAGTATTCCTGTAAGAGCTAGTCCTGGGAAGCTTAGTTGGAAAAGCTGGGATTCagtctgattctgctcccattgatggATTTCCTGTTGATCCATTTCCTACTATCATCTTGCTGTagtttttctgctgctgctccttgaaGGTGTCTTTGACTTTGGCCCTTTTCAGACCTCCATCCCTGGAGCACAGAGGACAGAAAGGATGCAGTTAGATGTTAACTTCAACATTAGGGAAAAATGAAGTCGGAGTTGAGCCACTAAATGCCTTTAATGATCTGGGCCAAAGCCCTTAAATATATGCACCCATGTAACTTCATCTTGACTTCAGGGACAGTAGCATTTGCATGAATAGTATAATTTGTCCCTTATGTTACTTAAATTCCATATCCCATCCTTCTTGGCTCTCTAGAGCACTGAATCCACTTGTGCTTTTTGACTGCTCTCATCAGGGCCTTGCTCTAGAGTTTTTTCAGCATGATCCACTTCTTTTATAGCACTACATACTCTTGGGGTACCGTAAATCCATACTGAGGCAGGGTGTTCAATGGGTAGGAGCTCTGCAGACCTGGGTCctagtctcagctctgctcctgacCTGGTGTCTCTTCACTACAAGAATGTCACCTCTATGTGCCTTAGTTTCTATTTGTCAAACAGGGAAGACTGTATTGTGCTTTGAAACTTTTAGCTGAAACCTACTGTTCAAGAGCTCTGTATTGTCATCATATAAATTATTAAGAAAACCTTTCATATGGAAGTGCCTGAATAGCCAACTCCCTCGTTATCTACCATATCCTGGCTAAGACCATTTAAATTAAAGAACACAAAGGTTGAGGCAATCAAAGCTGTCTAGGGGATTAACACCTCTTCAAATTATATAGTGAAGACGTGTCTAAGTCCCCTAGATACGTTAGAGAATCTGAACCACATTCTATAGCCATAAAGACTCAAGACATGTATGCAAAAATGTCACATTAAGCCCAAGCAGAATCACAGCTCATACCAGGAAAGCTCAGTCAGTCCTCCTTGGTGAGCAATGGCTGACTTTACTCTGTTGGCAAACTGGACGGCATCTTCTCCTTCCTTCAAGGGATAGAAATTAGAGTCAATTGACCTatggagttttttgttttttaaaaacacacagctGTGCTGCAAGTCCTACAGATTCTTTAGTTTGTGACCAGAAAGCTTTTGCTTTCAGAGCATTAGGCTTCGTCCtgttttgtttgggggttttccattgggtttttttgtgggggggaggggggagggaaggtgtcAGAGAGGGAAGTGGAGCGTCTTTGACACACTAAGCTCGTTCTCTGAATGTCTAGTTTTTAGCCTTCTTTTCCTCAAAGAATGTTAGTCCACTCCTCATCAGCAACCTGATACTACTAAATGGAAGATCACACACTTCCCAGGCAAATCTAGCACACATTTTAGGTCTGTTTTTGAAGTGATGGCAAGGTGGAGAAAGTTTCCCCTCAGACAGATTGATGACTTAATAATAAACCAATTTTCCAAACAGCAAGTGTTACTCATGCTAATGTGAGCTGTGCTGCTAAGAATAATTGTGTAGCCATTGTGCCATCAGCACTTAGTCCCAGAGCATCACTACATGAAAAAGGAGGCTGTCCCTGTCCAACAGCTAATATACTGCAGGTACATTCCATACTTAAATACACTGGGAAATGCAAAATTGAAAAAAAGTTGTATCATGCTACCAAGAGCATTGAAGGAAGCTCAATTTAAGATTGATTCTGAGCCATACTTATTTTACATCCTATACAAATCAACAACCAACCATATGCAAAGATACCTCTCTGACCATCGGTGGCATGTACCAGACGTTGCACACAATGGCCCAACTTGTCATTATTCGCAACAGGTAGCTCACGATGTCATATTTGCTGCTGTTCCAGAATGCATCTCCAAACTGAGGGTCATACTGCAGAAGGGCAAAATAGTAAGTTTAAGTCATTTCCTTCAGCATAAATGAACATGCAAATAATATAGATCCAAAGTGTAAACACGTGTTAGGGCGCTTAACTCGCAAGGCTGTATAGGAGGACATTAGTAACCATTACACATTGGCCTCCACCCCCCGAggtacagcatggggagatgctgtatatttttacagtggtGTCAGGTCTAGCCTTGATTACAAGCTTCATGTTCTTATTCCTTCAAATATTGACTTGTTAATTCATGGGCTGGCCAGACCGCCTACCTTCTCTCCAGTCTTCCACGTTGTAAGGAAGACGCCAACAGAACCCACCAACAGGTTTCCACTTATTTCAAGAGAGCAACTCTAAAGAGACTGAATTATTTTCATTCATGGGTATTCAGTTATTCGCTTTCCGATGGCCAAGTACACCAGAGGGCCACTTGTAGGGCATGTGCTTCTACCAGCAACAGTACTGAGACAAACTCTTGTCcatctcccacccacccaccactcaGCCAGACCTTTCTACAGGTAAACAGCAGTGTCTGGAGACCCATTGCTATTGTATTTTACCTTGATTGCAACTGGATAAATGGTCCCTCCTATTTCAAAGCTTCCTTTCTTAAACATCATTACTGATGTGTTGTTTATACAAGTGCCTGGACAAAAGAGAAGTCAGAGTGTTGGCAATCAGGAAACCTTTGTTATATATTCTAATGGAGTCAGACAGCAGGATTATACCAGTTTGCAAAGCAAGCAACCACTGGGGAACAGTGAAAAGCACTTCCAAGAAGAATGAGTTAGTCTTTCCAAGGTCTGTGCTTTGTCCAGGCCTAAAGATTGGAGGCCAGAGAATGGTGGGACAGTGCTCCCCTCCCTGCAGTGCTAGAAGAGTAGGGTTgaggtttgggggaagaggaTGGAGGGGTAGGTAGAAGCAGGGAGGCCATGCATGATACACAACTGGCTGTGTCTGCATCAGAGAAGAAGGATTAAGCCATTTGTGGGAAAAACCCTTTCAGCACTCTTCCCCTTCATCCCACCATTTTTGGGAGGAGCCAGGGCATCCTGACACTTGATGTTTCCTATTATAAGTGTGGAACAAGATCTGTTTGAGCAATCGGCGTCACAGCAGGACAATGAAGAGCGACATAAGCACTGAGAAGAGAACTAAGTCCAGTGGAATGAGACAGTTTCTTACCTTCTGGAAAAATTAAGATTGGCAGTTTGTTCTTATCTGCTATGTGATCTCTCAGTCTGTAGAAGCAGAAAGAAGGATGTTTAAGCAATACATTTTGAAACAGGATTAATTTTCCCAGTCATGTATGTACATTCAACAGAAACCAAAAGCCAACACTTGATGCAACATATGAATTACAGATGCAAAGTGATAACAGGAATATCATTTGAGCCTAGATTCAGCTCTCTAGATCCTTTACTATTAATTTAGTCCTACCCAGTATTTCACCAATTATTCTTACTTCAAAGGGAcatccccagctctctctcttgcCCACGGATGtatgagagtgagagagagagagagagagagagagagagagagagagagagagagcatgcgcGTGAGCACAGGTGCGTGTTCATGTTTAGCCTCTAACTGTTCTGATTTTTTAAGTTCAATAACAGACTGCaagatttcccctcctccctcccaccccatgaaAAATGGCGCTTTTGTGGCAAGCTCTAGTAATAAGTAGCTAATATACTGtggtaagaaatggaaaggattcAACAAGGGAGTCTGTGAAAAAGCACCTCTGTTGCAAGATTCACAAGCAATAATGGGGGGGTTAAAAACCAACAACAAGTATTTGAAGGGCTGATGCACTGAGAGGAAGTAGTGTTAATGCAAGAAATGAAAGGCATAAAGTTCAAGTTAAGTTTTAGGCTGCCTATCTGGAAAAACTTCTTGTCTGTAAGATACTTTAGGCTGTGGCACACTCAAGTGGAAGCCCCACTGACTGCAATATTTAAACAGGCTGAGCAAAATATGCAAGTTTGATACAGGTTACATAATCTTGGTTCTAGTTATTTAATCATAGGCCTTCTCCATTTCTGAAATATATATTATGCCCACAATTCTCACTTCTCGATCTTGGTTGAGTAGACTTTCTGGAATGCCCCTTCAATCTACCATTTAGAAGCCAGAAAGGTGAAAGACAAGTTTATCCCCTATAAGACTATCCTGAAAATTCTACACAAAATTTAAGATAGGATACAAACACCCGGCATTGGAATCCAGTCCCAACCAGCAGGTGCACCTTTGATTGAATCAACTAGGGCTGAAACACATAGTTTGAAAGTTTTTAGTTTGGAAGGTTATTATGATCAGGACAATTGGCTAAAGATTTCATCTCctgtcttctcctcccctccctcaaacACAGACACAACCACacaccacaaaaaacaaaacaaaaaacgacACACTCCCTTCAGTTATCTTCTGTAAATGAAGTAGTTAGTGAAGGTatgcaggaagagaaagagggATGAGAGAACATGATTCTCCCCAGTTATTGAGAGCTTCCCTCCCATCATGGGAGGTCAGCTATACCAGACTCAGATCTTTAAGTAGGAACAACTCCATCCCTGAGTCAGGAGAGTGATTCCCTTTACAACAAACCTGAAGCTGGACTACAAACTTCATAGATACTTAAAATATAGCACTACTATCTCTACTGTACTACGCTAAGGGAAAGTTCTTCTTTGCAGAAATCTTGCCCTTTCCAGGAGGAGCTCAGTATTGTAGGTAACTTCATCTAAAACCAGCAAGTCTGTGGTTTTTAGAAGGCTCCAATTTAGAGAACATTTCAGAAAGAGCTACGGGTAATTCTATTTCatggtaaaattaatattttgtgaGTAATGTTAGGTTCCTACCTCCCAACAGTAAATCCCAGTTTGGGATTGCATACTGCTTTTCCTTGACATTCGTGTGGGAAAACAATTTAGATTATAATTGTGGAAAGAAACAGAAAGACACTTGGGTACCTGCTCACCAAGTGTCCCTGGCAGCAGAGTTATCAGATTAACCCCATGTCAGAAGTTCTGGGCAGTCACACCTGGAACACCTTCGTTACTGGAACCTTTTGTCTAAACTATTTTACTATAGGAAGAGATTCCAagagtgctaaatgacttttcaAACTGTTGCCCCATTTCTGCAGTATCTCAGCACTCATCTGCAAGCACACACTTGCCTATTCCCTCCCCATCTGTGGGTAACATCCAAGTTCCATTTCTGTTGCAAATTAGATGCATAGTAATATTCCCAAAGAAAAATAGTGTAGGATTGCTCCCACAACTGTAATTTTTCCATTCACTGCATGCATGTTGCAAATGACTGCAATTCAGATCACTCCAGACTATGGTAATACACAATCATAGAAGGAGGTTGAGTCCTGGTATTCCGAGTGTTTCTGCAAGGTGTTTAGCATTTAGAACAAGATGGCCAGATATATTCACTGCAGATTCACCCTCCAGAAGAGGCAAGACTGTTTGGCTACTGGCATGCCAAggccactgcctatcatgctgaccaatgacTTACTGTTTCCTTattgcccccccatccccacctgcctgtatgtctgtctgtctcttgtgTAATACTTGGGTTGTAAGCCCTATGGAGcaagggccatctttttgttctgtgtttgtacaatgcggTTCTGGCTCATGACTAGGGCTTCAAGATGCTAGGATTGTTATGGTTAGAATAATGCCATTGTTCACAGCTACAGCAGCACTCAGCCGAGTGATTGCCCATTCCTTACCTTTTTGTCACTAGGTGGCGGTCTTTCATTTCTGAGCGTTCAAACCAGACATGGGGACAGGCTTTGACGGTGGATCTCTGAATAAGTCCCATTAGACCCCCATGAGCCTGGCCAACCTGCAAGCCCAAATGAGACAGCTACTATACGAAACTCATGGCAAAATGAAAGTCCATCTGCTTCATGCCTATTTAAAATACAGCTAGGTATCTCCTAAACTAGAGCTTTGcaatgtaccaaaaaaaaaaaaaaaatccagtaaaaGCATTAGTTTCCTAGACACCTAGAAAATACAGTATTGGAAAGTTGGGCTTTTAGCACTATATAAATATTGCACATCATAGTTCAAACCCTGAATATATAGACAGTAGAAAGTAAAGAGGCAACTATTTTGTTAGCATTTACTTTTGTGCATCTTCAGGAAATCACAGAAGACCCTTAAGATTGAATTTTTCTGACGCGTCAAGTTTCCACTCACCCTCGTGAAGTCTCTGCACACAGTTAGAAATCCCTTTAAGCACGTTCAAACCAATATGGTGGCTACTAAAGTCCCTTCTGAAGTTCTGTTTTTACAAAATAGTTTAGAGTTTGTACCATCTTGGTTTCTTCATTATTTTGCACTAGGTTATCTCATGCACATTAGGGTGGGCATATAGCTGTGAGTATTAACACACCTAAATTTTGGAAGTTTTACATGCTTTTGCATGCACACCAAGAACTGTGCGCCAACTGCATGAACAGAAAGATGTTACTCACAATGCAATTAGCATCAATACTTAAGAGAAGTCTTCCTCTCTCCATGTCCTCTGCCTTTACTTTTATAATCTTTTaggcaaaatattttgcagtaCTCTGATCTACCAGTGACTTGCACAGATTTTAGGTACCGTCAGTCACTGAAGTGTTACAATAGGAAAGTTAACATTTACTAAAGATGAAAGTTAGAGTTTGATACCACCTTTGTGCCATTACCACATCACAAGGTACACGGAGATGCCCCCATCTTAACCTGTTACTACTTTTTTTCTGGGCATTTCACAATTCCAACCTGAGTGTGTAGCCCATTGGGCTTATACTAGGGCTGCCAGCTTGTAGTGCCATATCTTCACTACTACTGTTACCTACATGAGCAAGATTAAAGCTAATGTAGACATGCCTAcccatgctacaatcacaccttcatcTGCCATGGAGACATACCTGAAACTTAACAATGCAGTGTaaagaaatgcatttttaataaGTGATCCGACAGATTCCATTTCTGTGACTTCTGTAGTGGttcagattctcatttacacattGGTCTGACGGGACCAAGTGCTCATAAACAAACAACCTGGTAGAAGCCAGTGAGTTTATCTGGGATCTCAGGATGCATGTTCCTTCTAGAAAATGCTGCGAGAAGTTAGAAATCCTTCCTGTAGTCAGAAGCTGGTGATACACTGGGTTAGTACATAGTGTTTATTCTAGACATCTGGAGTCAGACCCTAGTTTAGGTCACAAACTTTAGTGGCCTCCTCCTGACCGCTACTGTGTAAATCAACATCACACGTTTTCACTTATCATACCATTGCATAGCATCCATCGTTAGTCAGGATTAAAACATCTATTGGAGACGTGTGGTTGGCAACACATATACCCCCTTTCTGTGGTCTGTTTTCCCTGCAATGACAGGAAGTATTATTCACTTAACTGTACAAAACATAACTATGTTGCCTACTTAACAATATTTTCCTAGACTACTGGACAAGCCAGTGTTTGGTTCAACAGGTCAAACTGCAGCCAAAGGGTTAACAAACATTCTGTTGATTATATTCAGTTTCTCACTAGTTCATGAGAGCCTGCACTTCAGTGGAACAACAACAGCAGTTTACAATAATTTTGTAGGCACCCCCAAGCTACAATATGGTTGTGATTATTTTCTAACTGACAGAAAATTGTTGGTGAACATGTTGTCAATGTACAAACTAGACCTACTGTTAATGAAAATAGTGTTAAATAACATTTGAACCATGCTTTGAGAAGAACGTCTGGTAAAAGATTTAGTTGTCACACTATCAGCTAATAAGTAAACACTGAGCAAACACCTTCATCATTCAGCTGCTCTGCCTGTGTAGCAGAGTCATGCAAATTCCATATAGACTAATTAAAGATCATTAAAAGAGGTCCTCACTTTTAGACAGTCATACCACCACTGACTCCCCCTGAAAAAATAAAAGTTACCCCCTTAGTCCTATTTGCCTAGAGTTATGTATCCCCTTTACCAGGGCCATCCCTATAGGGATGTAGGGCCCGGAACGGAAGTGATGGATTGGTCTCTTCCTGGACTGTCCATGCCAGCCAATCACACCAGCCCCCgggacaccccgccccccccaaaagcaTTGGACCTGGAGCAGTTGCCCCAATTCAtcctacccaagggacggctctgcccTTTACAATAGTGGAGTGCAACACAGACTTACTCACTTGTTATGGTACGTGATGGTACCAGACAGAGCTCTGACGAGGATCCGGGAGCACGTCAGGTGGACCAGTTCACTTAGCCAATCTTTAGCGCTGAAAGACACGTACACTTACAAATAGGCtggccagatagcaagtgtgcCAAAATtcgggaaagggggtgggggtaataggatcctatataagaaaaagccccaaatatcgggactgtcccaattttatagggacatctggtcaccctacttacaaACAGTCTTGGAAGGGAGCTATAATAGAAGCGGTTTTCCAGTTACAAGGACTAGGCCAAGACTTTATTGCAATAGTACTGTGTTTAGGGCAGTAGATTGGGATTCTAGGAACTTTGGTCTTATTCCCAGATCTACCACCAAACTGCTGCaacaccttgggcaagtcacttcacctcccactctctgtcttgtctatttagataggCTCGTTGAAGTAGAACTACCATCTCAGTGTGTTTTTTTTATGTACACACACCGCAGCACAAAGGCAGCCCAACCAAGATTGATTTCCCAGAGGTGCTTCCATACTATAAAGAGTGGTGATACCACTGGTAGAGAGACAACCTACATAGCAGAGACCTCCCGGGCTCCTCTGGATAGCTTGGGGAGAAACCACATAGAGGCATAACAGGGGAAACCAGTGAAGGAAGGAGTGTTTAGCAGCTGTTTCGAGTAGCACTGCCCTTTAGAGTGGTATTGGGGTTTCATGTTTTCTTCTCAGTTATTTCCATGATGAGCATGCTCACTTCACAGGTAAGGAGAggaggttttgttgttgtttgcctccctgcaaactcaacctggaCCCTGACAAATCAAGCTGGACTCTGACAACCATCAGTAATGAGAGGCCCTCCAGGGCAAGATAGACTCTCAGTTACACAGGTGCTATCCCCTTAAAATGGTAGGTTAGCACAAGTGTCACAACTGGaacttagttaacagttccactGGTGCTGCAAAGGAGGAAGAGAATTCAGCTCATGGCCCAGAGCCAGGCTGGCCCTGCACATCCAAGGGAAATAAGACCACTTTTTAAAGACAGCCTTGGTCACTAATGAGAGAACTGGGAATATGcacaagaaatatttcctttcccAGTCACTTTTTGGACTGGAATCACACTTCAGAGTTTCTCCATTGCAACAAGTATTGTTTTCTTGTTTGTTGCCTcttgcctctcccctgccccacctgcttTCCCCATTTTGCCTCTCACGCTTGTCTTTTGCTTTCCCCTTCATCCTCTTCTGCTCCCAGGAACTCTCCCAGTCTCTCCTTTTACCAGCTCAGTGCCACGTTTTTGCCCATTTTCACCACCATATCCTTCACACTCTCCTCATACACCAATGCTCCATATTTattctctcctttccccttccccatcatGCTGCCCTTTTGGAGTCTGCTCCAATCAACCTTACTCCAATCCCTGGCACTCTTCTCCCCAACCCTGTTTCACCACCAAAAAACACAGTAAGGTCCAAACTGCTTCCCTGGTtagtttccaccacctcccatgCAGCAGCTGGTCTCTTACAGTGACTCAGTAAATCACTGCTCTTCCCTATCCAAGGTTGAGTGGAAGTAGGAGTGGACTCCTTCCCTCCCTTTCGTTACTTCCAGCTCCATCTTCTTCCCCCTCCTATAACTTCAAAAGGAGTTTACCCTCTAGGGCTCCTCTGTCCTTAGAAGAGGCCATCCTTTACTGACCTCATGTCTGGATGCCTTAGTTTTGAGCTTCATGTCCTCCACAAAGTAATCCTGATAAGCCTATATATCTGATCTCCTTTCTTCTCAACACACCTCCCAGTCTTTCAGCTTACTGGTTTTAGGACTCATGCTCAGCACATCTGAGGATTGGGAGAGGCAGAAAGCCACCTTTCCCAATTCCAaggctggctgggagcaggggtgaaagtaaaaatAGGGGACTTACCAgtacagggctgggttggggctggctcGGGGCTGGCTCTAGCCCACGGAAGAGATGgggcctcaggcggaaggggcgggatcagagccagccctggcccggcctgtacccctctgcctcccccgccagcagccgggggctccagcagcaatttaaagggcccagggctcggccaccgctactgccccaggccctttaaaccgctgccggagccccctgctgccgctgctaccccagggctctgacggcaatttaaagggcctgggccgaagaggcagcaggagccctgggccctttaaacaaCCCCCGGAGCCCTGCCACTACTCTAGaactccggcagcagggctctggcagcaatttaaagggcctggggctccagccacagctgggagccccaggccctttaaattgctgcctggggaagctgggccacccCAGTACGGCGCActgctcttgccggtatgccataccggggcgtaccggcttactttcacctctggctgggAGCCAAACAGACTTCAGTTCAAGTTAGACAGAGCAGACCATGATTGCTGTAAGTTGACTTGCTCTAATTCAACTGGAAGTTGCTGGGCTTA contains these protein-coding regions:
- the GPAT3 gene encoding glycerol-3-phosphate acyltransferase 3, which codes for MEDLLFVAAKVMSVWLTVGFTLIVLPSVFGASLGISEVYMRILVKTLEWATIRIQKGVRQEQAMALKNSSSSGIIQRDETTMEKEIAGLHRVDFELSDVFYFSKKGIEAIVEDEVTQRFSSEELVSWNLLTRTNVNFQYISLRLTVVWVLGVLIRYCFLLPLRVTLAAIGIVSMIVGTTLVGQLPNSSAKDWLSELVHLTCSRILVRALSGTITYHNKENRPQKGGICVANHTSPIDVLILTNDGCYAMVGQAHGGLMGLIQRSTVKACPHVWFERSEMKDRHLVTKRLRDHIADKNKLPILIFPEGTCINNTSVMMFKKGSFEIGGTIYPVAIKYDPQFGDAFWNSSKYDIVSYLLRIMTSWAIVCNVWYMPPMVREEGEDAVQFANRVKSAIAHQGGLTELSWDGGLKRAKVKDTFKEQQQKNYSKMIVGNGSTGNPSMGAESD